In Etheostoma cragini isolate CJK2018 chromosome 19, CSU_Ecrag_1.0, whole genome shotgun sequence, the genomic window GGATaaattttggatgtttttgaagcCATTTTTATTAACAGTTCTATTTACAGACAGCACAGCTGTTTATGACACATCCATTCACATACCGACACACTGCAGGGGATTGATACTTTTAAAACTCTGTATTCAAAGGCTACATGAGGACCGTGACCACTTTATGACCCAGTTATGTCTGTTTCCAAGACCCAGTCTTAAAGTCTTAAAGTCCCACTTTAAATGCATCCTCCACAACAGTAGCAACAACGCTTTACAACTACGTCACATTTTAGTGCCCAGGGATCGGGATTCAGGATGATAATGAGTCcaggacacacaaacagaaaaaagatgAGCTCCTTTTGAGAAAGTGCTAGCCTCAAAGATACTCTAAACCTAAGCAgtgcaaaaacatgtttctcaGTGACTTCATAAGCACTGCGGACATTTTATAAAAGAAGAGCCAAGCCGCTCTGTCAGCTTGTTACAGTGAAGCCTGTAGGCCAGGCTCCTTTTGGCAaaccttttctgtgtgtgttcaagtgAAGTGGCTGCTTCCAACCACACTGTGGCCTAGTACTTTAGTTATGGCTTTGACCATGCaaacactcactctctctttctcccacacacacaaacacacacacagagggtgGCCTTACAATATTTGCACTCAAAATGCAGCCATAATGTAGTTTTTTCATAGTTCTGATCTAATCTCACTCCAAAGGAATCGACTGTCTCAAATAATTATGCCAGTCCACAGATGGAAAAATGTGCTCAGTCCCTACGAAAACAGCAGGAAATAAAGGCATCAACCAAGTTTTCTCCATTAGCACTTCTCCTCTCTTCACaacagtatatacacatttcATGTTTAGTCCCTGGAGCAAGAGAAGGATGTCAAACATTTCCCAAGTTGTCGTAGATGATGTCAGGTGACCTCAGGGGCGCCTGGTGGTTCTGGTTGTAGCACGAATTAGAAGACGGAGATTTCTGCTTAGACACTTTGCTGTACAGCTCCACCCCcccgtctcctcctcctcccccccaaatattgttgttgttgttgttgtttttaacattactaCCAGGACCTCCATGTTTCCCAGGGGGCAGTGGCACTGGCTCCTTACGAGCAAAAGCAGCCCTGCCCGGCTTGGGGGCGGTGGCAGGTTTTGACCACCTCGGAGCCGGAAGTTGTGGCGTTCCGCGGCTTGGGCCCTGCTGCGGAGGCGAGTGTCTGTGGGACTCCGATTGCTTTCCGTGGTAGGGGGTGCTGTAATTTCCCTCCGGGCCTGACGGGGCCACCATTTCTCCCTGTCTCCTCTGGCTGTGGGGCTCTAAACGGGCCTCGTCGTAAATACTCATCCCTGAACTAGTGGACACGCTGGCGCCTCCTTTGGCGCAACCCTCGGGTTCATCGTATATGTGCTCCAGACGAAGAGCAGGAGGGGATGAAGCTCCTTCTGCTTTCCCTCCCGGGGGTCGCCTGTTACTGTTCGCCCCACGTCCTCCCCCTGCAGCCCCGTTCAGACTCAGCGCACTGGTCTTTTGGCTCAGCTCCAGGCTGATCTGGTCATACACGTGTGAGTACAAGTCCGATGGCTTCCTGTGGTTGCTGCCACCAAGGTGATGATCCCCTTGGACGCCCCCTCCCGAAGCCTCATCTCCCACTGGTCGGAGGCGTGGGGTGGGCACTGGAGGGCTAGGGTTGCTGGTTTGGCTTTGAGCTTTGATGCTGTCCACTGGGTCAGAGTAGAGGGAGTCAGCGCTGTGCAGAGGCAGGCGCACTGAGTCCGCTGGCTCAGAGTAAAGACCTGCATGTTCATCAGCCAAGGAGAAACCTTTAGCTGCCACCTGCCCTCTGGGAGACTTTGGAGGGGCCCCGCCACCTCCCAAAACCCCCAACATGGCTGGTGGTTCTGGTAAATTCCTTCCCTTGAGTCCACCTGCTGTTCCttgcccccttcctcctcctcctcctcctccatctccacccTCTCTCTTCCCGAGCACGCCATCAGCAGAGCCCGGTTTGCTTCCCCCTGAATCTCCGTCAGCCTCCcggctgctggagctgctgctacTGTCGTAGCTCCCTGTCATTGCGCCACTGGGATTGGCGTTGCGTATGTGCTGCAGTGACGCGGGGCAGTCCGAGTCAAAGTTGACGGGCAAGCTGAACTGGCTCTCCTCAGCCAGAACCTTCTGCGACTGGATGGACTGGTCCACCAGCGTGAAGATCTCGTTGCCTTGCTTGGTCTCAAAGGTGAAGTTACCGGGGCCCGAGTCGCAGCGTCGGCCCGCCTCGAACGAAAACATCACCTagcgaaagaaagaaaagttagTTAGTGtgactaaataaatatatacagagGTGTCTGAATAAATGCCAAATGGAAGTGAAGTAATGGAAGCTAGTCACAGACGTCCCAGCTCTCTTTTCCAGGCATCcctcatttatcatttttttggcaATAGAAAAATGCTTGCTTCCTTTTTCCACTGgattttacttttcatttctctcaacATATCAACTGTATTACTTCACTGCTCTCACTTACTCCTGACTTCTATTTCATAAACAGACCTCCTTTGCTACTTTCTAGCCTTGCACATTTAGATCAACGCAGTCAATTCTTTTTATCTTGTGTGTGCAACGTCAAAGTAAGTGTCAGTCCAGACATGTGCATAAATAGACGTAAGTACcgacaacagacagacagactaaaGGTCGGTCATTTTAAAAACCTGGTCTCGAGCTctgaagtgacaaaaaaacagccacAGACTCTAAAGTTATCTTCTGATGGTGAGGCTCTGACcacattctctcacacacacacacacacacacacgctgcagcTAGAAATGTCATTTGCGcttcaaaactatttttaatcGTTGCAGTCACAGCTTAAATTTAACACAGCAAACTTCCTCTGCCTGTACTCGTCAGGTGGGTCAGAGCGGTTTTCcgtttgtttttaacttgtttctATGCTGTTTTGCTGCATCTTTTAACATGTATCTCtagttgttggtgttgttgttgttgaactgctcgtgtttttgttttgttgttgtcttcttCGTTGACCTTGTAAAGTGCCTTTGAGTAATGTGtctttgttattattgtaaCTTTTGTCTCTCATCAAAAGCCCAGGCACCCACCCGGTCTCGCCCGTATCTCCTCAGCAGCTTGTAGGGCCACACGAGAACGTTCCTCTTGGTCTTTGGCTCCTTCAAGATTAAGATGTCGTTTTCTGCTTTCAGCCAGTAGCTGCCCGCCAGCCCGCAGCGCTCTGACGCCTCGGTGCGCTGAACGCTCACCCAGAACTCGTTCACTGCAATGACAGCATAGGAGAGGTGTTTTTGCTTAGGtttacttaaaggagaattccggccatttttttctgttaatcttgatcgctataacTATGCAAGtattttcaattgaaaaaactCGACCTGAATCAGTGCAGGCAACAAAAAGTAGCTGtagctacgtgtacaagcttcaaCTGAGCTAAAACGCCAGAACATTTGCCCCGTTAACTGCctttttagctcagtggaagcttgtacacgtagctgcaggtACTCAGTGTTGCAGTGTTGCCTGCATCGATTCAGGTCGagttttttcaatcaaaagtactcgcatatttaataataccttttgttttttaatgatttttgtgTAATGCTCTACTATTCTTTTCAGATTCTTAAACTCATGTAAGGCCAGACTGTTTGTTTAGTGTCCTTACCCTCCTCTCTGGAGTAGTAGATGAGGTTTTCAGACATCTGCAGGTCCTGGGCTCCTCCATTAGAGTCTGCAGCAGTACTGGTGCTGCTGCCGCCTCCGCCCTGCtgacacacagatagacagtcAACCAGCTGAGAAAGACGccaaattaggatttttttataGTATGTTAATCAGGAGTTTGGTTTTCCACTGGAAGGATAAGAGTAGGCAAAGAGTGAGAGAAgggaaggaggaaaaagaaaaaagagagagaggctgagtgTGCAACAGAGAACGAAGCGGATGAACTCCTGGAAACTCCCTCTGGCTTCCTTTCTGCAAGTGcaatgcttgtgtgtgtgtgtgtgtgtgtgtgtgtgtgtgtgtgtgtgtgtgtgtgtgtgtgtgtgtgtgtgtgtgtgtgtgtgtgtgtgtgtgtgtgtgtgtgtgtgtgtgtgtgtgtgtagaaagaCTTCAGGGACATgtggaaaacatttgaaaacacacaaacaaaaagaatttAGCTGCAATCCCAGTTGAAAAGATTTTGGGTGAAAAAAAGCAGTTCTTCAGATTTTTCTACCAAAAAGGGagaggagttgttttttttcatttagataTTTCTTTGTTAAATTCAAGCTCAAAATATACACCTTAGGAAACCATAAAAACTCACACGAGGAGAGAAAAGGTGTGACGCTACCTGGAAGGCGATGTCACACATGGTATCCATCCAGTCCTTGGCGGCGTTCCTCTCTGCTGCAAACATGTGCGTCTTGTCGTTGGTCTCCACACAGAAAGCCGCCATGTTTTCTTTGGGACAGCTCTCCGTCACCGCCGGCAGGATGGAGATGCACTCAGACAAGCGGATGATCTTCTTGTCAAGTTTCCTGGTTTTCTCATTGGTACCGCCTCCCAAGCCTCCGACGGTCCCGCCCCCTCCGCCCGAGGGTGAGTCGTAGAACTCGAGGCGGGCGATGCCGTTTTGGCTGGCTGGGTAGAGCACGAACCAGTTCTTCTTCCATTTCTGATGAGTGGGAAAGGAGCAAAAGTTACAGAGGAGaacatttaaagctgcactaaacAATATCTCTATCTTATCAACATCatatttctgtaatgttttcccATTTTGGTGCCATTAAAAATTTCTAGACCTTCTGTTATTTTTGATatgattttaatatattttatttgtaatacaaCAATAAGATGcacatgttttatttcctcTAGATAGTTTTATATTACATGCTAGAATGCTATTTCTAAAGGTTTGGAAGGGATGGCGGGAAGAAAAAGAGGTTACCAAAGAcaaaatctgataaaaaaaatgtttgggttATTCGCAACCCACGGGTCTTGTTCCAGTTTTGGGGAGGGGAGAATCATTTGCATGTGGTTTGTTAAGACAGTAAGGGGGAAAAGCAAAAAGCAGTTTGTCCACAGACGATTGTGAGTCAAAATAGTATTTTCAGGTCTTTCTCTTACTTTTTATGTACTGACTGTGGCTTAGTGTGGTGATAAATAATGCAGATTATGCCGTTTGACTCAGACCGGTAGCACACACTATTGTTTCCTCTACAATCAATCAGCAGCCACTTTGATTCAGTGAGTACAACTTAAGTGTGACACCTTGTCATACCTAGAATCAGGACCCCAACATCGAAATTACAAGAAGTGTGCTGTGGCCCCGAACAGGTTAAAAATATGAATCCAGAGAAGGCGACAGGTGCATCACGTCCCCCCGAGGACACCAGTGAGGAAGCAACAGCTAACAATGATCTTTTCCTCCTCAGGGACCAACAACATGACACACAATACTGAATACTAAGACCCACAGTGAATGTGAAGGACTCCAGATGTTCAGTGTTAACAATAGACACAATGACACACTGCATGTGGGATTATGTGGATCACTACAGAAACTGGTATACATGTGATTATGATGATTTTTGAAAAATTGGATGACTGCATATCGGCTAAtaccacttttcttttcttttttgcacaaaaaaaaacaaaaaaacatttgtgggATTTTTTCCTTCAGTTTGTCTATTTAAGTTTTGTGTCTTGCAGGATATTTGtcagaaaagcacaggtgttactaataacctTAACGATGGCTCCTATCCTGAATGTCCCAGCAAGACATGACAGACCAACCtgcatgcacaacaccaggacCCTGTTGGTGAGTTTATTACATAATACATACCAATCTATCAAATATTATAAACACATCCTATGGTTAGtatttaaaatcttaatctgCAGAGTAACTAGTGACTTTTACTGAAGGAGTTTCCCTCTTtaatgtagtgaagtagaagtaaaaagtagcaCATCATGGAAATTCCTAAGTGAAATTAAAGAACCTCAAAGTTAGTACGTGGACAGGTAGATAAGTACATGTACAATTTTTACTTTCCACCATCGGGTTAGTAGGTCACATGTAACAACATATCAGCTTGTTCCTTATCATTCATAGCATGGAAATGAGAGACGTGAGTCGGCCTAAATGTGGAATTATAGTATTTGCATGAAATATTCTGCACAACCCTCGATTCAATTTAACAGTAAGCACAAACCGGACTGGACTGCATGAAAGCTCTcatctgtttaaaacaaaaacgaCAAGTACagaggtgcacacacacatgaaagccaacttaatacatttttaaaacacacacacacacacacacacaaacacacacaccatctttcACAAGTCAGCACATGCACATGTGTATGCACCCACTTTGACCCAATAAACTAACTGCCAGAAAGGACAGGAAATGTGTGGGATTGTCATTACCCAGgattctcttctcttccttcttctgCATCCAGGTGTGGCTCAGTGTATGTACATAAATGTGcatctgtttgtatttttgtaagtATTCCTTTGGTGCATTCTGGACCATCATTTGCTGTACAcaagtgcatgcacacacatccataaacacacacacacttgcatacaGACTGACGTTTGACTGTGCAGCATACATGAACGGGGTGTGAAACATTAACCTCTGTTGCAATATGGTCCttactgcagtgtgtgtgtgtgtggaacagTTGCTCCATATAAGGCAACAGACCGTTATCAGCTTCTAATACACTGAGTGGAAATTATGCAAAATAGATAATGACAGAGTGAGGAAGAGCTGTCCTGTGTGTTCACTAGAACAGAATTAACAGAACTAACAAGCTATAACAAGAAATTACATCAGTTTCCATTGGACAAACTAATACTTCTACCTGTATAAATAAacgtcaaaataaaaaaattataaacacGGAAATCTTGCAATGAATTATGTCTATGTGGCATCATTCTGAACATGCATGTGGAATGTAGCCTACAGGTTGGAGTCTTTTGTAGGCCTTGTACAGTGTTCCTGTTTGTGTGCCTAGTCAGTACATAGTGAGtacattaacacattaacagaTAAGCTGTCGGGGCGAATGACTTGAAACCAAGGAAgaatataatgactaaatgaTGACCTGTTTCAGGAACAAATGTAGTGGCCTTCAATACTTTTCTAGCTGCTTTGGTTTTCCTGTGAGATCATTttgcataaaaaacaaatatgactGTAATTCTGTCATGTCTTCAAAACTGTCATCAAATtcatttgtttatgaatttACATCACAGTTTTCATTCATGCATTGACTATTGTATTATTTTGGGAGACATGATATCTTCTCTGTGTAATTCAGTGGAAATTCAGCCTTCAAAAGCTGCTGTGGGGACTTAAGTCCAGTACCCGTAGTTTTAATGATTAGAATAGTGTtgcaatatgtacagtacattttatgAACTGTCTGGCAGGGGTGTACATTTATCCATAACTGTCACTGCCACAGAATCCTatctgtcattgtgtgtgtgtttgtgtgtgtgtgtgtgtgttgttatctgAGAAAAAAGGCCCTTTTGTGTATCGTAGCGGAATGTGTGTTaaagggagggaaagggaaaacaGAGGAAAGCTGTGCACatgtgtcgtgtgtgtgtggtttttactgtatttaagaGAAGGTGAGAATGAGTGAGAAGaagtgtgtgttagagagagagaggcagaccaCTGCTTTGATCCCAGATCTGCCACCCTGACCTCAGTCCTCTGTGTCTACCAAATAAAACTCTCAAACATGTCAGGACTCCAACAGAGGACAGCGGTAGCCGTAGTTCCTGTGAGTGGCGTAAAGTCAATAGCACACTGGCACCTTTTTAGGTCGTTTCAGGACGGGGGGACTAGCTGAAAATGATTAACCAAAACAGACACTAAGTAGGCTGTAAAACTGAAATGACAGTGAATTACAGTAAAGAGTCTTAAATGTACTGTCCAAAGAAAATATGCCACATTTTCTTATAATCTAAGCATTGTTGTGCACAGGCCATGTATCCGTCTCTATTTCTGGAGAAGACAAATATTTCAAGGGAGATAACGATATCCATACGTAGGTCACAcgaggtaacacacacacacagtgacagcaTGCTTACAACAGAATGATATACAGAGTGAGCAACCAAAAGTCCAAAACCCAAGTGTATTCAGTTCAACACATGTTCTGTTGATCGCCTCattgattaattgactaatcatttcagctctgcCAGCAGGTAAAGGCTAGAGAGAAAGGCGGTCCCTGTCCACAAACATAATGCATCCATAACTACCTCACAGCAAGAAAAGTTGTTCTAACTAAACTAAATGCCACTTTAAAAGAGCTTGGTAGGCAAtaaaacagtaacagtaacagtgcttttatacagacctt contains:
- the dok1b gene encoding docking protein 1b isoform X2 — its product is MDTHVKEGQLYVQHQKFGKKWKKNWFVLYPASQNGIARLEFYDSPSGGGGGTVGGLGGGTNEKTRKLDKKIIRLSECISILPAVTESCPKENMAAFCVETNDKTHMFAAERNAAKDWMDTMCDIAFQGGGGSSTSTAADSNGGAQDLQMSENLIYYSREEVNEFWVSVQRTEASERCGLAGSYWLKAENDILILKEPKTKRNVLVWPYKLLRRYGRDRVMFSFEAGRRCDSGPGNFTFETKQGNEIFTLVDQSIQSQKVLAEESQFSLPVNFDSDCPASLQHIRNANPSGAMTGSYDSSSSSSSREADGDSGGSKPGSADGVLGKREGGDGGGGGGGRGQGTAGGLKGRNLPEPPAMLGVLGGGGAPPKSPRGQVAAKGFSLADEHAGLYSEPADSVRLPLHSADSLYSDPVDSIKAQSQTSNPSPPVPTPRLRPVGDEASGGGVQGDHHLGGSNHRKPSDLYSHVYDQISLELSQKTSALSLNGAAGGGRGANSNRRPPGGKAEGASSPPALRLEHIYDEPEGCAKGGASVSTSSGMSIYDEARLEPHSQRRQGEMVAPSGPEGNYSTPYHGKQSESHRHSPPQQGPSRGTPQLPAPRWSKPATAPKPGRAAFARKEPVPLPPGKHGGPGSNVKNNNNNNNIWGGGGGDGGVELYSKVSKQKSPSSNSCYNQNHQAPLRSPDIIYDNLGNV
- the dok1b gene encoding docking protein 1b isoform X1, which translates into the protein MDTHVKEGQLYVQHQKFGKKWKKNWFVLYPASQNGIARLEFYDSPSGGGGGTVGGLGGGTNEKTRKLDKKIIRLSECISILPAVTESCPKENMAAFCVETNDKTHMFAAERNAAKDWMDTMCDIAFQQGGGGSSTSTAADSNGGAQDLQMSENLIYYSREEVNEFWVSVQRTEASERCGLAGSYWLKAENDILILKEPKTKRNVLVWPYKLLRRYGRDRVMFSFEAGRRCDSGPGNFTFETKQGNEIFTLVDQSIQSQKVLAEESQFSLPVNFDSDCPASLQHIRNANPSGAMTGSYDSSSSSSSREADGDSGGSKPGSADGVLGKREGGDGGGGGGGRGQGTAGGLKGRNLPEPPAMLGVLGGGGAPPKSPRGQVAAKGFSLADEHAGLYSEPADSVRLPLHSADSLYSDPVDSIKAQSQTSNPSPPVPTPRLRPVGDEASGGGVQGDHHLGGSNHRKPSDLYSHVYDQISLELSQKTSALSLNGAAGGGRGANSNRRPPGGKAEGASSPPALRLEHIYDEPEGCAKGGASVSTSSGMSIYDEARLEPHSQRRQGEMVAPSGPEGNYSTPYHGKQSESHRHSPPQQGPSRGTPQLPAPRWSKPATAPKPGRAAFARKEPVPLPPGKHGGPGSNVKNNNNNNNIWGGGGGDGGVELYSKVSKQKSPSSNSCYNQNHQAPLRSPDIIYDNLGNV
- the dok1b gene encoding docking protein 1b isoform X3 — encoded protein: MDTHVKEGQLYVQHQKFGKKWKKNWFVLYPASQNGIARLEFYDSPSGGGGGTVGGLGGGTNEKTRKLDKKIIRLSECISILPAVTESCPKENMAAFCVETNDKTHMFAAERNAAKDWMDTMCDIAFQQGGGGSSTSTAADSNGGAQDLQMSENLIYYSREEVNEFWVSVQRTEASERCGLAGSYWLKAENDILILKEPKTKRNVLVWPYKLLRRYGRDRVMFSFEAGRRCDSGPGNFTFETKQGNEIFTLVDQSIQSQKVLAEESQFSLPVNFDSDCPASLQHIRNANPSGAMTGSYDSSSSSSSREADGDSGGSKPGSADGVLGKREGGDGGGGGGGRGQGTAGGLKGRNLPEPPAMLGVLGGGGAPPKSPRGQVAAKGFSLADEHAGLYSEPADSVRLPLHSADSLYSDPVDSIKAQSQTSNPSPPVPTPRLRPVGDEASGGGVQGDHHLGGSNHRKPSDLYSHVYDQISLELSQKTSALSLNGAAGGGRGANSNRRPPGGKAEGASSPPALRLEHIYDEPEGCAKGGASVSTSSGMSIYDEARLEPHSQRRQGEMVAPSGSESHRHSPPQQGPSRGTPQLPAPRWSKPATAPKPGRAAFARKEPVPLPPGKHGGPGSNVKNNNNNNNIWGGGGGDGGVELYSKVSKQKSPSSNSCYNQNHQAPLRSPDIIYDNLGNV